AAAATCGGAATAAGATTTTTAATTCAAATGCTGAAAGTTAAGAAAGCTAAGAATTTATTAGAAATAGGAACTGCAATTGGTTATACATCAATTAAATTAGCTGAGAGAATAGGCTGTAATGTTACTACTATTGAGCGAGATGATAAGATGTATAACGAAGCAAAAAACAATATTGAAAAGCGAAATCTTACTGATAAAATAACATTACTTCATGCTGATGCATTAGAACTTCAAGGTGAAGTTATAACAAATGCACCATATGATGTAGTGTTCATCGATGGTGCTAAGAGTCAAAGTAGAAAGTTTTTTGAATTATATGAACCATATTTTGCTGAAGATGTTGTAGTTATTACGGATAATGTGCTATTCAAGGGAATGGTTGCAGATCCAAGTATTATTAAACATAGTAGAGACTTAAAACAACTTTCTAGAAAAATTAATAATTACAACGAATGGTTACTAAAACATGAAAACTATGAGAGTGTAATATTGCCATTTGGAGATGGAATAACTATAACAACGAGAAAATAGAGGAGTATATGTTAATGAAAAAATTTAATTTTTTTATAGCTGCATACTTTATCTTCTTATTTTTATTATTTATAATAAATGCTATATTAGAAGCTAGTACGGAGTATGCGTTGATAATGATATATTATCCATACTTATACTATATAGCCGTATTATTAATTATTATAAAAGGCTGGGAAATGCTCATTAGGATAATGAACACTTTTGGTAGTAATTCTTTAGCTTCATTATTTGGTAAATTTATTATTATAGGTATAGGTTTATTTGCTACTCTTTGGATTTTTGTAATGGTTTTATTTTTCGGAGGTTATGCTTCATCTAAAAAATATGAGGATTTAAACTTGCTAGCATATGATTCACCTAATAAATTGAATAAGACTGAGTATATAGTAATAGAAAGAGGAGCTTTTGCAGCAACAACAAATTATTATCATGAAAGATATAATTTATTTTTAATGAAGAAAAAAGAGAGTTATTCTCATAAAATTTAATTAACGAGAGGATTTAAAATGACTGTAGAGTTAGTAGTAACTCCGAAAAGTGTAGACCATATTTATGAACTTATCAATGTTGGAGCTGATAGCTTCGTCATCGGTGAAGAAAAATATGGTTTACGACTTGCAGGAGAATTTAAAAGAGACGAATTAAAAAAAGCTATCGAGATTATTCACCAAGCAGGGAAAAAAGCATATGTTAGTGTTAATGCAATTTTCCACAATGAAGACATTGATGATTTAGTTGATTATTTACATTACCTATCAACGTTAAATGTAGATGCTTTAATATATGGAGAACCAACAATTATTACAATTTTAAGAGAAGAGAATTTAGATTTCAAACTTCAATGGGATCCACATACATTAGCAACAAATTCATTCTCATGTAATTATTGGGGGAAACGTGGAGCATATAGAACATGTCTTTCAAAAGAATTAACAATCGATGAAATTCTTGAAATTACTGGAAAAAGTGAGTATGAGATTGAAGTTCAGGTACAAGGAATGCTTTGTATGTTCCAATCAGTAAGAAAATTAGTTGATAATTACTTCATGTACAGTGGTAAAGAAAAATATATCGAGGAATATAGCAATTCGAAAAAATTATTCTTATATAGCCAAGATAGAAATGAACGTTACCCAATTTTTGAGGACTCTAACGGAACACATATTATGA
This is a stretch of genomic DNA from Gemella haemolysans. It encodes these proteins:
- a CDS encoding O-methyltransferase is translated as MVAIESKDDLYVIDLLEDFDEFYLELEKFAEDNRVPIIDKIGIRFLIQMLKVKKAKNLLEIGTAIGYTSIKLAERIGCNVTTIERDDKMYNEAKNNIEKRNLTDKITLLHADALELQGEVITNAPYDVVFIDGAKSQSRKFFELYEPYFAEDVVVITDNVLFKGMVADPSIIKHSRDLKQLSRKINNYNEWLLKHENYESVILPFGDGITITTRK
- a CDS encoding peptidase U32 family protein, which codes for MTVELVVTPKSVDHIYELINVGADSFVIGEEKYGLRLAGEFKRDELKKAIEIIHQAGKKAYVSVNAIFHNEDIDDLVDYLHYLSTLNVDALIYGEPTIITILREENLDFKLQWDPHTLATNSFSCNYWGKRGAYRTCLSKELTIDEILEITGKSEYEIEVQVQGMLCMFQSVRKLVDNYFMYSGKEKYIEEYSNSKKLFLYSQDRNERYPIFEDSNGTHIMSANDICAIEELDRLIEAGVSAFKIEGVLKDEDYITEVVTIYRDAIDLYYEDKEAYEDEKQDFYNDIERIKPKYREVDLGFFYKKTMY